In Halobacillus amylolyticus, the following proteins share a genomic window:
- a CDS encoding MarR family winged helix-turn-helix transcriptional regulator: MGESETTSTIADVEKELRYISGIIKQKGREILNHYPITAPQFVALQWLLDKGDLTIGELSSHIHLAFSTTTDLVDRMEKNELVERVRDPKDRRVVRTHVLEKGRQIIHEVIEKRQHYLEEVLSGVPKEEVYKLNHLLHVLHENMRETSK; the protein is encoded by the coding sequence ATGGGAGAGTCCGAGACAACATCAACAATCGCGGATGTTGAGAAAGAATTGAGATACATATCAGGGATTATTAAACAAAAGGGGCGGGAAATTTTAAACCATTATCCTATTACTGCTCCTCAATTCGTCGCATTACAATGGTTGCTTGATAAAGGCGATTTGACGATCGGCGAGCTCTCAAGCCATATTCATTTAGCTTTCAGCACGACAACGGACTTAGTGGACCGAATGGAGAAGAATGAATTGGTGGAACGAGTTCGTGATCCGAAAGATCGACGTGTCGTTCGTACACATGTTTTAGAAAAAGGAAGGCAAATTATCCATGAGGTGATTGAAAAGCGTCAGCATTATTTAGAAGAAGTACTTAGTGGTGTACCGAAGGAAGAGGTTTATAAACTGAACCATTTGTTGCATGTACTTCATGAAAATATGCGTGAGACATCAAAGTAG
- the racE gene encoding glutamate racemase: protein MAQPIGVIDSGVGGLTVARELMRQLPKEKFIYLGDTLRCPYGPREKEQVKDFTWQMVHYLLRRDIKMLVIACNTATAYTLNELQSALSIPVIGVIEPGARAAIKNSRNKRIGVIGTEGTIKSQAYPEALRSIDHSIRVNGLACPPFVPMVENGVLHGPEAERIVASTLEPLKEMNHIDTLILGCTHYPLIRGLVQKEMGSHIQVISSGEETASEASLILAYHNGLAQGDTVPEHEFYTTGDMEKFRLVANSWFEEPIQILKLIELEHFQGSSK from the coding sequence GTGGCGCAGCCAATAGGAGTGATTGATTCAGGAGTAGGGGGATTAACTGTTGCACGTGAACTAATGCGTCAACTTCCTAAAGAAAAATTCATTTATTTGGGTGACACGTTAAGGTGCCCTTATGGACCAAGAGAAAAGGAACAAGTGAAAGACTTTACCTGGCAAATGGTACACTATTTATTACGCAGGGATATTAAAATGCTGGTTATTGCCTGTAACACAGCGACAGCTTACACGCTAAATGAACTTCAATCTGCGTTATCAATACCTGTGATCGGAGTGATTGAACCAGGAGCGCGTGCTGCCATAAAGAACAGTAGAAATAAACGTATTGGTGTTATAGGTACGGAAGGCACCATAAAAAGCCAGGCCTATCCAGAAGCACTCAGGTCGATTGATCACTCTATTCGCGTGAATGGGTTAGCATGTCCTCCATTTGTACCTATGGTTGAGAATGGGGTTTTGCATGGACCGGAAGCGGAGAGAATCGTAGCTTCAACGCTTGAGCCACTAAAAGAAATGAACCATATAGATACATTAATTCTGGGATGCACTCATTATCCATTAATTAGAGGGTTAGTTCAAAAGGAAATGGGAAGCCATATACAGGTGATAAGTTCCGGTGAGGAAACTGCTAGTGAGGCTAGTTTGATATTAGCCTATCATAATGGTTTAGCACAAGGGGATACGGTGCCTGAACACGAGTTTTATACGACTGGTGATATGGAAAAATTCAGGCTTGTAGCGAACAGTTGGTTTGAGGAACCAATCCAAATTTTGAAGCTTATAGAACTAGAGCACTTCCAAGGCTCTTCCAAATAG
- a CDS encoding GerMN domain-containing protein encodes MKTCGIKPLSIAVLLSTGLLSGCLFEGEQSLEEIDAPPEQETAANPETNTEEPAPEKGSGGESAEVEEGMEGEEATTETVARELFLIDSNGMVVPQTVELPASKEVATQSLEYLVKGGPISNLLPTGFEAVLPAGTQILGMNLKDNGTMVVDVSNEFKNYQPSEEQKILEAMTYTVTQFDNVDRMKLWINGHELKEMPVSGTPISGGVSRSDGINVQVGGNTDVVNSKAVTVYYPSQQSGQEVYQVPVTTRVSTEGELYTSLVQTLLEGPELGSSLQQPFNGEAEVTSAELTDGVLSVTFSEGLLNGQEPNAVAEPALASLVMSLTNMKEVEAVEVKVEGVEQVLNEAGEPLAEPVTRSDINGASEPESL; translated from the coding sequence ATGAAAACATGCGGTATTAAACCCTTATCGATTGCTGTATTGCTAAGTACAGGATTGCTGTCGGGTTGTTTATTTGAAGGGGAGCAATCATTAGAGGAGATCGATGCTCCACCAGAACAAGAAACGGCGGCGAATCCTGAAACAAATACAGAGGAGCCAGCTCCTGAGAAAGGGAGTGGAGGAGAAAGTGCTGAGGTAGAAGAAGGTATGGAAGGGGAAGAAGCGACCACGGAAACGGTTGCCAGGGAATTATTCCTCATTGATTCTAATGGGATGGTCGTTCCGCAAACAGTAGAACTGCCGGCTTCCAAGGAAGTTGCTACACAGTCCCTTGAGTATTTAGTGAAGGGTGGACCCATCTCGAACTTATTACCAACAGGTTTTGAAGCAGTTCTTCCAGCAGGAACACAAATTCTCGGGATGAATTTGAAAGATAATGGCACGATGGTTGTCGACGTCTCCAATGAATTTAAAAATTATCAACCAAGTGAAGAACAAAAGATCTTGGAAGCGATGACCTATACGGTAACTCAGTTTGATAATGTTGATCGAATGAAATTGTGGATTAATGGTCATGAACTTAAGGAAATGCCTGTCAGCGGGACTCCTATTTCTGGAGGAGTCTCCCGCTCAGACGGGATCAACGTTCAAGTTGGTGGAAATACGGATGTTGTCAACAGTAAAGCCGTTACCGTATATTATCCTTCTCAACAAAGTGGACAGGAAGTATATCAAGTTCCTGTAACAACAAGGGTGAGTACAGAAGGTGAACTGTACACATCTTTAGTACAAACACTCCTTGAAGGTCCTGAACTTGGATCGTCTTTACAGCAGCCGTTCAACGGGGAAGCGGAAGTAACAAGTGCAGAACTTACAGATGGTGTCTTAAGTGTAACCTTCAGTGAGGGGTTGTTAAATGGACAAGAACCTAATGCAGTAGCTGAACCAGCCCTTGCCAGCCTCGTCATGAGTTTGACGAACATGAAAGAGGTTGAAGCAGTTGAAGTGAAAGTAGAAGGTGTGGAGCAAGTTCTGAACGAAGCGGGTGAACCACTCGCTGAACCCGTAACACGCTCTGATATTAATGGAGCTAGTGAACCGGAAAGTTTATAA
- the rph gene encoding ribonuclease PH, translating into MRSDRQVNELRKVTIETDYVKHPEGSVLISFGDTKVICNASVEERVPPFLRGQGKGWITAEYAMLPRATQQRNIRESSKGKVSGRTMEIQRLIGRALRAVVDLDSIGERTLWVDCDVIQADGGTRTASITGAFVAVVLAFGKLVDNGVLKKLPVTDFLTAISVGVLPDGKEILDLCYEEDSKAHVDMNVVMTGQGEFVELQGTGEEATFSMKQLQTMLSLAQEGVTELTHLQKDAIGKWAEVIDKSTAVTEK; encoded by the coding sequence ATGAGAAGCGATCGCCAGGTCAATGAATTAAGAAAAGTTACAATTGAAACGGATTATGTGAAACACCCAGAGGGGTCTGTACTTATAAGTTTTGGAGATACGAAAGTGATTTGTAATGCAAGTGTTGAAGAACGAGTGCCTCCGTTTTTACGCGGGCAGGGGAAAGGCTGGATTACGGCAGAGTATGCTATGCTTCCCCGCGCGACCCAACAACGTAACATCCGCGAATCCTCAAAAGGAAAAGTATCAGGAAGAACGATGGAGATACAGCGTTTAATTGGTCGTGCTTTACGGGCAGTGGTGGATTTAGACAGCATTGGCGAACGTACACTTTGGGTCGATTGTGATGTGATTCAAGCCGATGGTGGTACGAGAACAGCGTCGATCACGGGAGCGTTTGTTGCAGTAGTTCTTGCCTTTGGAAAATTAGTTGATAACGGTGTATTAAAAAAGCTTCCGGTTACTGACTTCCTAACAGCTATTTCTGTCGGTGTCCTTCCAGACGGAAAAGAAATTTTAGACCTTTGCTACGAAGAAGATAGCAAGGCCCATGTCGATATGAATGTCGTGATGACAGGTCAAGGAGAATTCGTTGAGCTGCAAGGCACTGGGGAAGAAGCAACTTTCTCAATGAAACAGCTTCAGACCATGTTATCCCTAGCACAAGAAGGTGTAACTGAGCTCACACACTTACAAAAAGATGCGATTGGCAAATGGGCTGAGGTTATTGATAAATCGACAGCTGTGACGGAGAAGTAA
- a CDS encoding XTP/dITP diphosphatase, with the protein MKQLVIATKNAGKVEEFRDMFSKYQISVKSLLDFDQEIDDIVEDGETFEENATIKAETIAAEFEIPVVADDSGLEIDALDGAPGIYSARYAGEDKNDQRNLEKALRELNNVPDQKRTARFVCAVAVARPGHETFTVRGTCEGTIARHPKGEGGFGYDPIFVPLHSDRTMAEHTSDEKNSISHRKHAILKIEEWLQDLS; encoded by the coding sequence ATGAAACAACTAGTGATTGCGACAAAGAACGCTGGTAAAGTTGAAGAATTTAGAGACATGTTTTCTAAGTATCAAATATCCGTTAAGTCACTACTTGATTTTGATCAGGAGATTGATGATATTGTAGAAGACGGAGAAACCTTTGAAGAAAATGCGACCATTAAAGCAGAGACAATTGCAGCGGAATTCGAAATTCCTGTTGTTGCCGATGACTCGGGTCTCGAGATTGACGCATTAGATGGAGCGCCTGGTATCTATTCCGCGCGTTATGCAGGGGAAGATAAAAATGATCAGCGGAATCTCGAAAAAGCGCTCAGGGAATTAAATAATGTTCCCGATCAGAAGCGTACGGCTCGTTTTGTATGTGCTGTTGCTGTGGCACGTCCCGGACATGAAACATTTACTGTAAGAGGGACTTGTGAGGGGACAATTGCACGTCACCCAAAAGGTGAAGGTGGCTTTGGTTATGATCCTATTTTCGTTCCCTTACATTCAGACCGGACAATGGCTGAGCATACTTCTGATGAAAAAAATTCGATCAGTCACCGAAAGCATGCTATCCTGAAAATAGAAGAATGGTTACAAGATCTATCGTAA
- a CDS encoding metallophosphoesterase family protein, giving the protein MPKVLIISDTHGLTDEVIKIKKRHQHEVNAKIHCGDSELGYHSEELKDFFYAKGNCDFEVEMENEQVVKVGGLTILVVHGHLHQIKSTLTPLSYRADEVGAQVACFGHSHMAGAERVNEKLFINPGSARLPRDREEPTYAVLEWDTLDDIQVQYYQVNGEPLSNLRMETSLAAKN; this is encoded by the coding sequence TTGCCAAAAGTACTGATTATTAGTGATACGCACGGACTTACAGACGAAGTTATTAAAATAAAAAAGCGCCACCAGCATGAAGTCAATGCCAAGATTCACTGTGGTGATTCCGAGTTGGGTTATCACTCAGAAGAATTAAAAGATTTTTTCTATGCCAAAGGGAACTGTGACTTTGAAGTAGAAATGGAGAATGAACAAGTCGTAAAAGTTGGCGGTCTTACTATTCTTGTTGTCCACGGTCATTTACATCAAATAAAATCAACGTTAACGCCTTTATCGTACCGAGCGGATGAAGTCGGAGCACAAGTTGCCTGCTTTGGTCATTCACACATGGCAGGAGCAGAAAGAGTGAATGAAAAATTGTTCATAAACCCTGGAAGTGCGAGACTCCCTAGAGACCGTGAAGAACCGACTTATGCGGTTTTAGAGTGGGATACCCTGGACGACATTCAAGTTCAGTATTATCAGGTTAATGGAGAACCCTTGTCAAACCTGAGGATGGAAACATCTCTAGCAGCAAAGAATTAA
- a CDS encoding VOC family protein has product MYEGIHHVSLLVKDIEKSKHFYGEILGFQESEDRPDFDFPGAWYQVGSTQIHLLVHNEGKTLRGTRTIDSRDGHFAIRVRNIEKFVERMEEYKVEILNKPTNQTGWHQVFVSDPDGNLIEFNH; this is encoded by the coding sequence ATGTACGAAGGCATTCATCATGTATCATTACTCGTCAAGGACATCGAAAAATCTAAACATTTTTATGGGGAAATACTTGGATTTCAAGAAAGTGAAGACCGCCCTGATTTTGATTTTCCTGGAGCATGGTATCAAGTTGGCTCGACACAAATTCATTTACTTGTACATAACGAAGGAAAAACTTTAAGAGGAACGAGAACCATTGACTCTCGAGATGGACATTTTGCTATTCGCGTGCGGAATATCGAAAAATTTGTCGAGAGAATGGAGGAGTACAAGGTTGAAATCTTAAATAAACCAACTAATCAAACAGGTTGGCATCAGGTTTTTGTCAGTGACCCAGATGGTAATTTAATTGAATTCAATCATTAA
- a CDS encoding homocysteine S-methyltransferase family protein yields MKRSLEQRLQDGPVICGEGYLFELERRGYLQAGSFVPEVALDNPQALKQTYRDYMLAGSDVVLAFTYNAHREKMRIIGKEDLLEPLNRQAIRLAKDVAKEHPEEEALVAGNISNTNLFNPEDPQSIESVRSMFAEMVGWCKDEGVDFINGETFYYYEEAKIALEEITKQGIPAVITFGLMGENVLRDGYSVEEACRLLEGQGALVVGMNCFRGPATMQPYVEKIRQTVDGYVGALPIPYRTSEDHPTFFNLPDGGCACSLPTDTTFPTSLDPLYCNRYELAQWAKEAHDIGVNYIGLCCGASPSMLREVAETVGRTAINSTYSPDMEKHFLFGTDNTLQPHITSYKAKA; encoded by the coding sequence ATGAAAAGATCATTAGAACAGCGTTTACAGGACGGGCCAGTGATTTGCGGGGAAGGATATTTATTCGAGTTAGAGCGGAGAGGATATTTACAAGCAGGGTCATTCGTACCTGAGGTTGCACTAGATAATCCACAAGCCTTAAAACAGACGTATCGTGATTATATGTTAGCTGGATCAGATGTCGTTTTAGCTTTTACGTACAATGCCCACCGTGAAAAAATGCGCATTATTGGCAAGGAGGACCTGTTGGAACCATTGAACCGACAAGCAATTCGTCTAGCTAAGGATGTAGCAAAAGAACACCCGGAAGAAGAAGCGCTAGTAGCTGGTAACATTTCGAACACAAACTTGTTTAACCCTGAAGACCCGCAGTCAATTGAAAGTGTGCGCAGCATGTTTGCTGAAATGGTCGGATGGTGCAAAGATGAAGGCGTGGACTTTATAAATGGGGAAACCTTCTATTATTATGAAGAAGCAAAAATCGCTTTGGAGGAAATCACCAAACAAGGAATACCTGCTGTAATCACTTTTGGTCTGATGGGAGAAAATGTCCTGCGCGATGGATACTCTGTTGAAGAAGCGTGCCGTTTGTTAGAGGGGCAAGGCGCCCTAGTTGTCGGAATGAACTGCTTTCGCGGACCGGCAACAATGCAGCCGTATGTAGAAAAAATCCGTCAAACAGTCGATGGTTATGTCGGAGCATTGCCGATTCCTTATCGAACATCGGAGGATCACCCTACATTCTTCAATTTGCCTGACGGAGGCTGTGCTTGCAGCCTTCCAACCGATACAACCTTCCCAACGTCACTGGATCCACTCTACTGTAACCGGTACGAGTTAGCCCAGTGGGCAAAAGAGGCTCATGACATCGGTGTGAACTATATTGGCTTGTGTTGTGGAGCTTCCCCTAGCATGCTGCGCGAAGTTGCAGAAACGGTCGGACGTACAGCTATAAATTCGACGTACTCACCAGATATGGAGAAGCACTTTTTGTTCGGAACTGATAACACGTTACAACCCCATATCACTTCTTATAAAGCGAAAGCATAG
- the metC gene encoding cystathionine beta-lyase, whose amino-acid sequence MGSYKDQLETRFIHASTHGNKENKTGAVNVPIYLSSTYHQENFDTFGPYDYSRSGNPTRQALEQTIANLEGGKTGLAFASGMAAISSAFMLLSSGDHVLISKDVYGGTYRLITEVLRKFNIEHTFVNMTDLNETCREIRPNTKVIYIETPSNPCLNITDIEGIVKLAKAHGCLTFVDNTFMTPLYQNPLQFGVDLVLHSATKFLSGHSDIIAGLAVTKNEELGERLAFIQNSFGSILGAQDAYHLIQGIKTLGARLTQSSDTALKIATHLNDHPLISEVYYPGLSFHPGHPIHVRQSKGSGALLSFRLPNKAAAKAFVEHIRLPVFAVSLGAVESILSYPATMSHAAMPETEREARGITDGLLRLSVGLEHVNDLIEDIDQALEAATQLRKEKRILLKHRG is encoded by the coding sequence ATGGGTTCTTACAAAGATCAACTGGAAACCAGATTCATTCACGCTTCAACTCATGGAAATAAGGAAAATAAAACAGGGGCCGTGAACGTCCCTATCTACTTGTCATCCACCTACCATCAGGAAAACTTCGATACGTTTGGTCCATATGATTACAGCAGATCAGGCAACCCAACAAGGCAAGCATTGGAACAAACCATTGCAAACCTGGAAGGTGGTAAAACAGGATTAGCATTCGCATCAGGGATGGCAGCTATTTCTTCTGCATTTATGCTCCTTTCTTCAGGTGACCATGTCCTAATCTCAAAGGACGTTTACGGTGGAACGTATCGTCTGATCACAGAAGTATTGAGAAAATTCAATATTGAGCACACCTTTGTTAACATGACCGACCTTAACGAAACATGCCGTGAAATTCGACCGAATACAAAGGTTATTTATATAGAAACCCCTTCTAATCCCTGCTTAAATATTACAGATATAGAAGGAATCGTAAAATTAGCCAAAGCACATGGTTGTCTAACTTTTGTCGATAACACTTTTATGACACCTCTTTACCAGAACCCGCTTCAATTTGGCGTCGATCTTGTCCTTCATAGTGCTACCAAATTTTTATCTGGTCACAGCGATATTATTGCGGGCCTGGCGGTAACTAAGAATGAAGAACTTGGTGAAAGATTAGCATTTATTCAAAACTCATTTGGTTCGATTTTAGGCGCACAGGATGCCTACCATTTAATTCAAGGGATCAAAACATTAGGTGCTCGACTGACACAATCTTCGGATACAGCACTAAAAATAGCAACCCATCTTAATGATCACCCTTTAATTAGTGAAGTCTACTATCCTGGTCTATCCTTTCACCCTGGTCATCCTATACACGTACGGCAATCGAAAGGGTCTGGAGCACTTCTATCTTTTCGGTTACCTAATAAAGCAGCAGCGAAAGCATTTGTTGAACATATTCGCCTGCCTGTTTTTGCTGTCAGTCTTGGTGCAGTGGAGTCGATTCTATCCTATCCTGCCACCATGTCACATGCAGCTATGCCTGAAACAGAAAGAGAAGCAAGGGGAATTACCGATGGACTGCTTAGGCTCTCTGTTGGACTCGAGCATGTAAATGATCTAATCGAGGATATCGATCAAGCCCTAGAGGCAGCCACCCAATTGAGAAAGGAGAAACGTATTTTATTAAAACATAGGGGTTGA
- a CDS encoding YezD family protein, with product MKSTLEKKINDIVSALENIEYGSVAITVHDGEITQIDYTEKKRYPLNKKSNKDND from the coding sequence ATGAAAAGTACTCTCGAAAAAAAGATTAATGACATTGTTTCAGCCTTAGAGAACATAGAATATGGTTCGGTAGCCATTACGGTACATGATGGGGAAATTACACAAATTGATTACACAGAAAAAAAACGTTATCCACTAAATAAAAAATCTAACAAAGACAATGATTAG
- the metH gene encoding methionine synthase: MEAQSFEQLLSKRILVLDGAMGTMLQNADLKAEDFGGECYEGCNEYLNLTSPGVLEEIHSQYLEAGADIIETNTFGATDLVLDEYDLGHLAEEINVKASQIAKKAAERYSKDGHTRFVAGAMGPTTKTLSVTGGTTFEHLTHSYEEQARGLIKGGVDLLLLETSQDMLNVKAAYIGITRAFRSLKQTLPLMISGTIEPMGTTLAGQNIEAFYLSLEHMKPTVVGLNCATGPEFMRDHIRSLSELATTSVSCYPNAGLPDEEGHYHETPESLAKKVSGFAEKGWLNVVGGCCGTTPEHTRALVEAVRNIKPRKAPSSHPHAVSGIEPFIYEDKNDRPILVGERTNVIGSRKFKRLIAEDKVEGASEIARAQVKKGAQVIDICLADPDRDEVQDMEVFMKQVINKVKAPLVIDSTDVDVIEKALTYSQGKVIINSINLEDGEERFKEVLPLVQQYGAAVVVGTIDEEGMALTAESKLAIAIRSRNILVNEYGLNESDIIFDPLVFPVGTGDEQYIGSANATIEGIRLIKQKLPKCQTILGVSNVSFGLPPVGREVLNAVYLYHCTKAGLDYAIVNTEKLERYASIAEEEIKQANELLFQTTDTTLATFTAFYRGKKKEVKAPTSTMNLPERLAHYVVEGTKEGLIPDLEKALETYPTPLKIINGPLMAGMAEVGRLFNDNQLIVAEVLQSAEVMKTSVAYLEPHMEKGDTSNKKGKILLATVKGDVHDIGKNLVDIILSNNGFDVVDLGIKVTPSDLIKHIHEEKPDVIGLSGLLVKSAQQMVLTAQDLKQQQIELPILVGGAALSRKFTNTKIASQYDGSVFYAKDAMDGLALSNRLSDLEDRELLIREQQEKQAKVIARSHVKAQAQSATAVAEKPVSKVSKTVPVYQPHDFELHILRDYSVAHIEPFINMQMLIGHHLGLKGKFSKLLEEKNNKALQLKEVVDELLVKAQKENWIQPSALYQFFPAQSDGDDVIIYDSVDQQTIIERFTFPRQNRDPYLCLADYLRPVSSGEVDYVGFFSVTAGKGIRERSLDMKQQGEYLKSHALQALALESAEGLAEHIHQLMRDKWGFPDPTDFTMQERFSAKYQGQRYSFGYPACPDLEDQRKLFQLIRPEQIGVELTEECMMEPEASVTAIVFAHPEARYFNVH, encoded by the coding sequence ATGGAAGCCCAGTCATTTGAACAACTGCTCTCAAAAAGAATTCTTGTACTCGATGGCGCCATGGGAACGATGCTGCAAAATGCTGACCTCAAAGCAGAAGATTTCGGTGGAGAATGCTATGAAGGATGCAATGAATATCTCAACTTAACTTCACCCGGTGTTCTTGAAGAGATCCATTCCCAGTACCTTGAAGCAGGTGCGGATATTATTGAAACCAATACGTTTGGGGCAACAGACCTCGTACTTGATGAATACGATTTAGGTCATTTAGCAGAGGAAATTAATGTTAAGGCCTCTCAAATTGCTAAAAAAGCAGCCGAACGTTATTCAAAAGACGGTCACACTCGTTTCGTCGCTGGAGCGATGGGGCCGACGACGAAGACCTTATCCGTAACGGGTGGCACAACGTTTGAGCACTTGACCCATTCATACGAAGAACAAGCAAGAGGGCTGATCAAAGGCGGTGTCGACCTGCTATTATTGGAAACTTCCCAAGATATGCTTAATGTCAAAGCAGCCTATATCGGAATCACTCGCGCCTTTCGTTCTCTTAAGCAAACTCTTCCTTTGATGATTTCGGGAACGATCGAACCGATGGGAACTACCTTGGCTGGGCAAAATATCGAAGCCTTTTACCTGTCACTTGAACACATGAAACCTACTGTTGTCGGACTGAATTGTGCCACAGGTCCAGAATTCATGCGTGACCATATACGCTCTTTGTCGGAATTAGCAACGACCTCTGTCAGCTGTTATCCAAATGCCGGACTCCCTGATGAAGAAGGGCATTATCATGAGACACCTGAATCGTTAGCGAAAAAAGTTTCCGGTTTTGCTGAAAAAGGATGGCTGAATGTCGTGGGAGGCTGCTGCGGGACAACACCTGAACATACTAGAGCACTAGTAGAAGCGGTGAGGAACATCAAGCCAAGAAAAGCTCCTTCTTCTCATCCGCATGCCGTTTCAGGGATCGAACCTTTTATCTATGAGGACAAGAATGACCGACCTATTCTAGTTGGTGAACGGACCAATGTCATTGGCTCTCGCAAATTCAAACGCCTGATTGCCGAGGACAAAGTAGAGGGAGCCTCAGAAATTGCCCGGGCCCAAGTGAAAAAAGGGGCCCAAGTCATCGATATTTGCCTTGCTGATCCGGATCGCGATGAGGTACAAGATATGGAAGTCTTTATGAAACAAGTGATCAATAAAGTGAAAGCGCCTCTTGTTATTGATTCGACGGATGTGGACGTTATTGAAAAAGCGCTCACTTATTCCCAAGGAAAAGTAATTATCAATTCGATCAATCTTGAGGATGGAGAGGAACGATTTAAGGAAGTCCTCCCTTTGGTTCAGCAATATGGCGCAGCCGTCGTCGTTGGGACTATTGACGAGGAAGGCATGGCACTTACAGCGGAAAGCAAGCTGGCGATCGCCATACGGTCACGCAATATTCTAGTCAATGAATATGGGCTCAATGAATCCGATATTATATTCGACCCTCTCGTCTTCCCTGTTGGAACAGGCGATGAACAATACATCGGTTCCGCTAACGCAACAATTGAGGGAATCCGTTTGATCAAGCAGAAACTGCCAAAATGTCAAACCATTCTAGGTGTCAGCAATGTCTCTTTTGGTCTCCCACCAGTTGGAAGAGAAGTGCTGAATGCCGTTTATCTCTATCATTGTACAAAAGCAGGTCTTGATTATGCAATTGTGAATACGGAAAAGTTGGAACGTTATGCCTCTATAGCAGAAGAGGAAATTAAACAAGCAAATGAGCTTCTTTTTCAAACGACTGATACTACACTCGCTACATTTACAGCTTTCTACAGAGGAAAGAAAAAGGAAGTAAAAGCACCAACTTCGACAATGAATCTACCTGAAAGATTAGCTCATTATGTGGTGGAAGGAACAAAGGAAGGGTTGATTCCCGACCTTGAGAAGGCACTAGAAACTTATCCGACGCCATTAAAAATCATCAATGGTCCACTTATGGCTGGCATGGCTGAAGTAGGGCGTTTATTCAACGACAACCAGCTCATTGTCGCTGAAGTTTTGCAAAGTGCAGAAGTCATGAAGACATCAGTCGCTTACCTTGAGCCACATATGGAAAAAGGCGACACGTCAAATAAAAAAGGGAAAATTCTTTTGGCCACGGTTAAAGGCGACGTTCACGACATTGGTAAAAACCTCGTGGATATTATTTTAAGCAACAATGGTTTTGACGTCGTCGATCTGGGCATCAAAGTAACCCCTTCCGATTTAATCAAACATATTCACGAAGAAAAGCCAGACGTCATTGGGTTGTCGGGCTTGCTTGTAAAGTCAGCTCAGCAAATGGTTTTGACTGCTCAGGATTTGAAGCAGCAACAAATCGAATTGCCGATATTGGTAGGAGGCGCTGCCCTCTCAAGGAAGTTTACCAATACAAAAATCGCCTCACAATATGATGGATCCGTTTTTTATGCAAAAGATGCCATGGACGGACTTGCTCTATCGAATCGGCTCAGTGATCTGGAGGATCGTGAGCTGCTCATTCGCGAACAGCAAGAAAAACAAGCAAAAGTTATAGCTAGAAGTCATGTCAAAGCTCAAGCTCAGTCGGCAACAGCTGTAGCCGAAAAGCCGGTGTCAAAAGTATCTAAGACAGTTCCGGTTTATCAACCGCACGATTTTGAACTGCACATTTTACGAGATTACTCGGTTGCTCATATTGAGCCTTTTATTAATATGCAGATGCTGATTGGACATCATTTGGGGCTAAAGGGTAAATTCTCAAAGTTGCTGGAAGAGAAAAATAATAAAGCACTTCAACTAAAAGAGGTCGTCGATGAATTACTTGTAAAAGCGCAAAAAGAGAATTGGATTCAGCCGTCTGCACTTTATCAATTCTTTCCAGCTCAATCCGATGGGGATGATGTAATCATATATGACTCCGTTGATCAACAAACGATCATCGAACGTTTTACTTTTCCACGCCAAAACCGTGATCCCTATCTTTGTTTAGCTGATTATTTGCGCCCAGTCTCAAGCGGTGAAGTGGACTACGTAGGATTCTTCTCTGTAACAGCTGGAAAAGGGATTAGGGAGCGTTCTCTGGACATGAAACAACAGGGAGAATATTTGAAAAGCCACGCCCTGCAGGCATTGGCATTAGAATCGGCAGAAGGATTGGCTGAACACATCCATCAACTTATGCGTGATAAATGGGGATTCCCTGATCCGACAGACTTTACGATGCAAGAGCGTTTTTCAGCTAAATACCAGGGACAGCGGTATTCTTTCGGTTACCCAGCTTGCCCGGATTTGGAGGATCAGAGAAAATTATTTCAATTGATTAGACCGGAACAAATTGGGGTCGAATTGACAGAGGAATGTATGATGGAACCAGAGGCCTCGGTAACGGCCATTGTGTTTGCTCATCCTGAAGCGCGTTATTTCAATGTGCATTAA